The genomic interval AGATGTTGTTCATCGCCATGATCGCGGCCGAGGCCTGCGCCGCGGCCAGCGCCTCGGGCGAGAGCTTCGGCCCGAATTCGGCGAGGACCGCCGCAGTCGTTTCGGCGTTGCGCGCAGCCAGCGCCGAGACGATGAAGGTGCCGGCCTTCTGCTGTTCCGTGAGCACGCTCTCCGCCGCCAGCGACGACAGGTTGAGCTTCAGGTCCTTGGCGTAGTCGGGAAGACGCGACTTCAGATGTTCGAGGGACATGGGATTTCCTTTGCGGTGTCTACCGCGTTAAAGGCCCGCCTCCCCCGCGCATGCGAAGCACGCCGGCGGGGTGCCCGTAGCACCGTCAGGCGCGAAGGGCGGAGGGGGCCAAGTTAAGCTGCTTTCAGCACCTCATCGCCCTTCTGCCAGTTGCAGGGGCAGAGCTCGTCGGTCTGCAGCGCGTCGAGGACGCGCAGGACCTCCTGCGGATTGCGGCCGACATCCAGATCGGTGACGTAGACGAAGCGGATGATGCCTTCCGGATCGACGATGAAGGTCGCGCGCTGCGCGACACCGGCCTTCTGGTCGATGATCCCGAGCGCGCCGGTCAGCTCGCGCTTGACGTCGGCCAGCATCGGGAACGGCAGCGACTTCAGGTCGGCATGGTTCTGCCGCCAGGCAAGATGCACGAACTCGCTGTCGATCGACGCGCCATAGACCACCGCGTCGCGATCGTTGAACTCGCCGTTCAGCTTGCCGAAGGCGGCGATCTCGGTCGGACACACGAACGTGAAGTCCTTGGGCCAGAAGAACACGACCTTCCATTTGCCGGCGTCGCTCGCCTGCGTGAAGTCTGCGAAGGCAGTCTTCGGGTCGGTGGAAACGACGCCGGTCAAGGCAAAGTCCGGGAATTTATCGCCGATACGCAGCATGAAAGGCTCCTCAAAAGCTCGGGTTTCGTTGCGATTGATACTTAGAACTATTCTAATATTTGTCAAGCGCGTCGTCCTGCGACGTGCTGCCGGAAGGTGCGTCGAATGGTTCGGCTGACACGAGAAACAGAATCTTCGCGCGCGCCGTTCTGCAAGCGACCAACCCAAAGGAGTGTGTCATGTCGTTTTTCTCCCCTTCGTTTTTCACCCGTTCGCTTCTCTTCGGAGCGGCATCGCTCGCCTTGCTCGCCGCCGTGCCGGCGCGCGCGCAGGAAGCGGGCAGCACCAGCTATGTCGAAGACAGCAGCGGCATACCGGAACGCGTCGTCGTCACCATGGTGCCCAACAAGCGCAGCGCGATCGGCGCCCCGATCGAACTTCGCTCGATCTCGCGCGCGGTGCGCTTCGACGATCTCGATCTCACGACGCATGCCGGCCGGCGCGAGCTGCGCATGCGCGTGCGCGAGACGGCGCGGAATCTGTGCGACGATCCCAACCTCTACTTCACGCTGCGGACGGCGGGCAGCCCGCCCTGCTATCGCACGGCCGTCGCCAACGCGATGATGCAGGTCAAGGCGGCGATCACGAAAGCCGACCACGGTTGAATGCGAAAATGGCCGCCGGTGGGGAGCCGGTGGCCGTTTCGCCTTGTCGCCGGACGGTCACGCCGACCGGACACTCCATGCGATCACGAATAGGGCCGACGTCCCACCAGCGTCGCGCCGATCCAGGCGCAAGGCAGGGAGATCGCGGCGAGCGTAAACGGATACCAGTGCGCGCCGGCCTTCCACTCGACAATCGCACCCACGATGTTCAGCACCGCGCCGATGGCGCCGAAGACGAGCGCGTGCGTCATCGGCCGCGACGGCGCCAGCCAGGCGACGGCCGCGCTCGAAACGACCGCCCATGCCGCGCGATGCGCGGTGGCGATCAGGAGCAAGGGCGTCGCGAAGGCCGCGCCGGCGAAGGGCGGGAAGATGCCGAGGGCCTGAAGCGCGACATCCGTCGCCGTCGATCCGATGCCGATGATCAGGATGCCCGCGACCACCGCGCCGATGCTTTTGAGCCAGTACATGCGTCCCCCAAAATCCCGCGCGGTCCGGTTTGCTTGCGGCCCGGGCGAAATCTGATACCATGTTCCCCCTTTGTTCAAGAGATGGATTGTGCGCTTCGACGATCTCTCAAGACCGTGTCCCGCAGCCTCCCGATGGAGGTTGTCCCTGCCGTTTTCCCTGGCGACTCAGTCGCTTAACCCAGTTTCGGCCGATTGGAACGGCAAAATCGTTTCGAAGGGTCCTTTCGCCGGCGTGCCGGAGCCGATCGCGCGCGACATGCCCTTGAATCCTTCGCCCGCCCCCGGCTATCTCACCCGCCGCATCCACGAGACAGCCATGGCCGGTCATTCCCAGTTCAAGAACATCATGTTCCGCAAGGGCAAGCAGGATAAGGAGCGCTCCAAGCTCTTCTCCAAGCTCAGCCGCGAGATCACCGTCGCGTCCAAATCGGGCCTGCCCGATCCCAACCACAATCCGCGCCTGCGCACCGCGATCATCGCCGCCAAGGCGGAGTCGATGCCCAAGGACAATATCGAGCGCGCGATCAAGAAGGGCCAGGGCGGCGACGCGGAGAACTACGACGAGGTCCGCTATGAGGGCCGCGGTCCCGGCGGCGTGGCCCTGATCGTCGAGGCGCTGACCGACAACCGCAACCGCACATCCGCCGATGTGCGCTCGACCTTCTCGAAGTTCGGCGGGGAGATGGTGGCGAACAACTCGGTCGCCTTCCTGTTCAACCATGTCGGCCAGGTCGTCTATCCCAAGGACAAGGGCAGCGACGACGCGATGCTCGAACTCGCCATCGAGACCGGCGCCGACGAGGTGGTCTCCACGGAGGAGGCGCACGAATTCCTGACCGGCCTCGACCAGTTCATCGCGGTGCGGGACGCGCTGGAAGCCAAGCTCGGCGCCCCCTCCTCCGCCGGCTTCGTGTGGCGCCCTCAGAATACGGTCGCGGTCAAGGACGACGCGGGCGAAAGCCTCGTCAAGCTGATCGAGACGCTCGACGACCACGACGACGTGCAGAACGTCTACGGCAATTACGAATTGTCCGACGCGCTGATGGCGAAGCTATCGTCGTAATTTACGGGCCGGGTGACATCGGGGCCTTCGCCTGCTATCACCCGCGCGCTCTTTGTCCGTTTGAACCTGGGAACGCGCCCTAAACCGGCGCCGCATGCGACTATGGCCAAGATCACCGGCAACGAAATCTCGCCCGGCACGCTGATCGAATACGACGGCGGGCTGTGGGTCGCGGTCAAGACCCAGAAGGTCAAGCCCGGCAAGGGCGGCGCCTACAACCAGGTCGAACTCAAGCACATCATCCAGGGCACCAAGCTGAACCAGCGCTTCCGCTCCGACGAGGCGGTGGACGAAATCTATCTCGACAAGAAGGACTTCAGCTTCCTCTACGCCGCGGGCGACATGCTGACCTTCATGGATGTCGAGACCTACGACCAGATCGAGCTCCAGGCCGACTGGGTCGGCGACCAGGCGCAGTTCCTCGTCGACGGCATGAAGGTCATGCTCCAGCTCTACGAAGGCAAGCCGATCTCCATCAAGCTGCCGGCGCAGGTGACGCTGGAAGTGGTCGAGGCCGATCCGGTGATGAAGGGCGGCACCGCCGCGCCGTCCTACAAGGGCGCCAAGCTCGAGAACGGCATGATGGTCCAGGTCCCGCCCTTCATCGATGCCGGCACCCGAATCGTGGTCTCCACCGAGGACGGTTCCTACGTCCGGCGGGCCGAGTAATGCCCTATCTGTCCCCGGCCCTGAACGTCATGGTCGCCGCCGCGCGCAAGGTCGGCCGCGGCCTCATCCGCGACTTCGGCGAGATCGAAAACCTCCAGGTGTCGATGAAGGGACCGGCCGATTTCGTCTCCACCGCCGACAAGCGCACCGAGACCAAGCTGATCGAAGAGCTGACCAAGGCGCGGCCCGGCTACTGCTTCCTCACCGAGGAGACCGGCGTCATCGACGGCCCCGACAAGTCGCACCGCTTCATCATCGATCCGATCGACGGCACCACGAATTTCCTGCACGGCATCCCGCATTTCGCGATCTCCGTCGGGCTGGAGCGCGATGGGGCGCTGGTGTCCGGCGTCATCTTCAATCCCGTGACCGACGAGATGTATGTCGCCGAGAAGGGCCATGGCGCCTATCTCAACGACAAGCGCCTGCGCGTCGCGGCGCGCAAGAAGCTGAACGAGGTCATCCTGGCCACCGGCATCCCGTTCCTCGGCCGCCCGGGACATGAGACGTTCGAGCATGAGCTCGCCGCGGTCATGGCGGTGACGGCCGGCGTGCGGCGCTTCGGCGCGGCGAGCCTGGATCTCGCCTATGTCGCGGCGGGGCGTTTCGACGGCTATTGGGAACGCGGCATCAATGCCTGGGACGTTGCGGCAGGTATCCTGCTGGTCAAGGAAGCGGGCGGCGTGGTCACCGATCTCGCCGGCGGGCCGGACGCCCTGAACGGCGGCCAGATCCTGGCCAGCAACGAGTATCTGCACGCACCCGTCCTGAAACTTTTGAAAGACGCAGGGCGCGCGGCCAAAGGTTGAGGCGCGGAGCATAGGACATTATGGTCCGCACGCGAATAATGGGCTGAACCGGCGAATGAAACGCGCTTTCGCGCTCGGCGCGACGATCTTGCTCTTCTGCACGGCGCCGGCGGCGAGCCAGGTGTATCCGGGCGAAGAGGTGACGGTGAACCCGTCCGCGCTGGGCCATGGCTATCTGCTCTATCCGGGCGGCAAATACGGCCGGCATATCGGCAACCTGCTGCAGCCGGGCGAGCGGCAGGGTCCCATTCGCCTGCACATGCCGGTCAAGCGTCCCCGTGTCGCGCGCCGGGC from Rhizomicrobium sp. carries:
- a CDS encoding peroxiredoxin, giving the protein MLRIGDKFPDFALTGVVSTDPKTAFADFTQASDAGKWKVVFFWPKDFTFVCPTEIAAFGKLNGEFNDRDAVVYGASIDSEFVHLAWRQNHADLKSLPFPMLADVKRELTGALGIIDQKAGVAQRATFIVDPEGIIRFVYVTDLDVGRNPQEVLRVLDALQTDELCPCNWQKGDEVLKAA
- a CDS encoding inositol monophosphatase family protein → MPYLSPALNVMVAAARKVGRGLIRDFGEIENLQVSMKGPADFVSTADKRTETKLIEELTKARPGYCFLTEETGVIDGPDKSHRFIIDPIDGTTNFLHGIPHFAISVGLERDGALVSGVIFNPVTDEMYVAEKGHGAYLNDKRLRVAARKKLNEVILATGIPFLGRPGHETFEHELAAVMAVTAGVRRFGAASLDLAYVAAGRFDGYWERGINAWDVAAGILLVKEAGGVVTDLAGGPDALNGGQILASNEYLHAPVLKLLKDAGRAAKG
- a CDS encoding UrcA family protein; this encodes MSFFSPSFFTRSLLFGAASLALLAAVPARAQEAGSTSYVEDSSGIPERVVVTMVPNKRSAIGAPIELRSISRAVRFDDLDLTTHAGRRELRMRVRETARNLCDDPNLYFTLRTAGSPPCYRTAVANAMMQVKAAITKADHG
- the efp gene encoding elongation factor P, whose protein sequence is MAKITGNEISPGTLIEYDGGLWVAVKTQKVKPGKGGAYNQVELKHIIQGTKLNQRFRSDEAVDEIYLDKKDFSFLYAAGDMLTFMDVETYDQIELQADWVGDQAQFLVDGMKVMLQLYEGKPISIKLPAQVTLEVVEADPVMKGGTAAPSYKGAKLENGMMVQVPPFIDAGTRIVVSTEDGSYVRRAE
- a CDS encoding YebC/PmpR family DNA-binding transcriptional regulator, whose product is MAGHSQFKNIMFRKGKQDKERSKLFSKLSREITVASKSGLPDPNHNPRLRTAIIAAKAESMPKDNIERAIKKGQGGDAENYDEVRYEGRGPGGVALIVEALTDNRNRTSADVRSTFSKFGGEMVANNSVAFLFNHVGQVVYPKDKGSDDAMLELAIETGADEVVSTEEAHEFLTGLDQFIAVRDALEAKLGAPSSAGFVWRPQNTVAVKDDAGESLVKLIETLDDHDDVQNVYGNYELSDALMAKLSS